The following is a genomic window from Stenotrophomonas maltophilia.
CCGGCACTACCGCGGGTGCGGGGCGCCGCCCGGCCGCGCCGTCACCGCCCGTGCGGATCCGGCCGGTGATGCACGTATTCGACCACCGTGCCATCAGGGTGCACGGCGTTGAACGCCGCGCCGGTCGGCACTACCTGCAGCGGGAAGATGATTTCGGCGCCGGCCGCGACCAGCTTGTCGTGATAGGGCCGAACATCGTCGACCAGCAGTGTGCCGGTGGTCGAGGTGAACGGTGCCAGCGCCGCCGCGCTGCCTTCGATCAGCAGGAACGCACCGACCATCGCCAGGCGCAGCCCGGCGTCGGGAAACGGGAATCCAGCGTCGGCGACCACGCCCTGCAACTGCTCGTAGAAGGCCACGCTGCGCTCCAGCTCACCGGGGGCCACGAACACCCGGATCAGCACGCGCGGCGCGCGCTGGCTGGACGTATCGCAGCGGTCGCGCCAGAGATGGTCGAAGTCGCGGTGGACGGTCATGGGCTCGGTTCGTGGCCAGGGATCTCCATTATCAGCAGCCCTGTGGGGCCTGCTGATGACCGCCGGTGATGGCCTGATAACCACCGGCCCCGTTGCCCCTGTGACTTAGGTCCTGTTGACAGGTGTGAACGCCCTCGCACAATCTTCACATGATTGGGTCGCCCTGCGCGGCCCGGGCAGGCAGGTTGTCACGCCGGGAGGAGGGTCCCGCGCGCAGACCGGCCCGCCCTTCGGCCTGCGGGACGTTGCCTGGCAACCCCTGCGCGGCATGAACGCTGCACCCTTCGGCGGCACTTTCCCTGGACCGATTGCCTTGGCAACGGAATTACGCCTGCCGATGAAAACGTTTACAAAGCCGCTTGCACTGTCCCTGGCCCTGTCTGCTGCACTGGCCGCTCCGGCCTGGGCCGACCCCGCCGCGTTCACCGTGCTGACCCTGGAACAGGCGCCCAACGCCGAGGCGATGCCGGCCCTGGCCGCGCAGCTGAAGAGCCTGAAGGTGGACGCGGTGAGCGTGCGTCAGGTGCAGCGCGGCATCGGCCAGGTCGATCCGCTGCAGGTGCTGGCCGATGGCCTGGGCTATGAATACCGCTTCATCGCCGCCGGCAAGGACGATGGCC
Proteins encoded in this region:
- a CDS encoding VOC family protein, coding for MTVHRDFDHLWRDRCDTSSQRAPRVLIRVFVAPGELERSVAFYEQLQGVVADAGFPFPDAGLRLAMVGAFLLIEGSAAALAPFTSTTGTLLVDDVRPYHDKLVAAGAEIIFPLQVVPTGAAFNAVHPDGTVVEYVHHRPDPHGR